A stretch of DNA from Yoonia sp. G8-12:
ATACCCAATGAGATACGTAAAGCCCGAGAGTTTTGAGGCGGCTGCAACCCTATTGCGCGATGAAGATGGCATCTCCCGCATTTTGGCGGGCGGCACGGATGTGCTGGTGCAACTGAAGGCTGAAATGGTCGAGCCAGATTTGATGATTGACCTCAAACACCTGCCTGGCATGCGCGATATTGTGGCCGAGGAGGGCGGGTTTCGTGTGGGCGCTGCGGTATCGGGTGCCGAGATGGGCGAACATGCCGCACTCAAGGCGCTATGGCCCGGCGTGGTTGAAGGGGTCGAACTGATCGGCTCTTCCCAGGTGCAAAGCCGCGCGACAATGGCGGGCAACCTGTGCACCGGATCGCCTGCCGGCGACTCGGTGCCGGCAATGGTCACCGCAGAAGCCGTGGCGCGCGTGCACGGCCCTGATGGGGTGCGCGACGTGCCCGTGATCGATATACCAACCGGCCCCGGCAAGAATTCACTATCCAAAGGCGAATTCATCACCTCGATCTACCTACCAGCGCGTCCTGCGCATGCGGCGGATGCCTATTTGCGCTTTATTCCGCGCACGGAAATGGACATTGCGGTATCATCGGCGGCGGTCAGCCTTGTACTGGATGAAGGCGGCATTGTTACAGCTGCGCGCGTCGCTCTTGGTGCGGTGGCCCCCACAGTGCGCTTGGTGGAAAATGCAGCGGCAGCGCTTGTGGGGTCAAAACTGGACGATGCAGCCATCGCAGGGCTGATCAGCGCGGTCGAAGCCGCCTGTTCACCCATCACAGACAAACGCGGGACGATTGAGTTTCGCACAAAAACAGCAGGGGTGCTCGCGAAACGCGCCGCCCATATCGCCTATGGGCGCGCCGGAGGTCAGCTATGAAAACGATACCAGTTGAGACAACGATTAATGGTGATAGCACCGAATTTCTGTGCAACGCCGATGAGAGCCTTTTGGACGTGTTGCGCGACCGGCTCGGCATGACCGGCTCTAAGGAAGGTTGCGGCACCGGCGATTGCGGCGCGTGTAGTGTGATGTTGAACGGGCGTGTGGTCTGTTCGTGTCTGGTTCTTGGCGTCGAAGCAGAGGGCGCCGAGATCGAAACAATTGAGGGCATGGCAAAGGGTGAAGAATTGCACCCGTTGCAGCGCGTGTTTCTTGAGGAAGCAGCTTTACAATGTGGGGTTTGCACACCTGGCATTCTGGTAGCGGCAAAAGCCTTGCTCGAAAAGAACCCCGATCCAACCGATACAGAAGTGAGGTATTGGCTGGCGGGCAATCTGTGCCGCTGCACCGGCTACGACAAGATCATCAAGGCGGTTCAGACCGCTGCCGCTGAAATGAGGAGCGCGTAACATGGCTTTTGACGCACAAGCAGAGCGCAATTTCAAAGTTGTCGGCACGCGGGTCACGCGGCCCGACGGGATCGACAAGGTCACTGGCAAAGCCGCCTATGGCGCGGATATTTCTGCACCTGGAATGTTGCACGGACGTATCCTGCGCAGCCCCCACGCACACGCGCGGATCGTGTCGATTGACGCATCAGAAGCCGAAAAGCTGTCAGGCGTTAAGGCGGTTGTCACAGGAGCTGATCTTGCCCAGCCTGAGGATGAAGCGTTTGCTGATGTTGCGATCAACTGTCTGGCCCGGGACAAGGTGCTTTATGATGGTCACGCCGTAGCTGCTGTCGCCGCGACGAGCAAAGCTATCGCGAAACAAGCGATCCGGCTTATCAAGGTAGAGTATGATGTGCTGCCCCATGTCACTGACGTTGACGAGGCAATGAAACCCGATGCCCCTGTCGTGCAGGAAGGCCGAGCGCTGGAAACCGTGCCTGCGGGTATGTCGCAGAACGTGACCACACATTGCCAATTCGGGCATGGCGATCTGGAGGCCGGGTTTGCCAAGGCCGACAAGATCATTGAGCGCAGCTTCAAGACCGCCGCGACTCATCAGGGATACATCGAACCACAGGCTTGCATGGCGAGCCTCGGCAGTGACGGTCGAGGCGAGGTTTGGTGCTGTACCCAAGGGCAATACATGGTGCGCGCAAACTGCGCGGCCGTACTGGGCGTTGAAGAAAGCCAGTTGCGCATCACCGCGTCCGAGATCGGTGGCGGCTTTGGCGGGAAGACCTCGACCTTCATCGAACCTGTCGCGTTGGCGCTGTCACGCAAGTCAGGCAAGCCGGTCAAGATCGTGATGACCCGCGATGAGGTGCTGAAAGCCACGGGGCCAACAATCTCGTCCTCAATGGATATCAAAATCGGCATGACCAAGGACGGGCGCATCACCGCCGCACGCGGTGAGTTGCGCTATTCCGGCGGGGCCTATCCGAATGAGACGGTCGACATGGGCGCGCAGGCAGCCTTTGCCGCTTATGATCTGGAAGCGGTGGAAACCATCGGCTGGAACGCTATGACGAACCGCCCCAAGGAAATCCCCTACCGCGCCCCAGGTGCGCCAACCGCGATTTATGCGGTTGAAAGTGTTGTGGATGAACTCTGTCAGGACCTTGGCCTCGATCCGCTGGATGTGCGCCTGATGAATGCTGCACGCAAAGGTACGTTGTCGTCCTATGGGCCGACCTTCAACGACATCGGTCTGGTGGCCACACTGGAAGCCGCGAAAGCGCATCCGCATTACACAGCCCCACTGGGCGAAAACCAAGGGCGGGGCCTGTCCTGTGGGTTCTGGTTCAACTTTGGCGGCAATACCTGTGTGTCGCTGAACATCAACGATGACGGCACCGTCGGTGTGGTCGAAGGCAACCCGGATATCGGCGGTTCTCGCGCATCCATCTCGATGATGGCAGCGGAAGAACTGGGCCTGCCTTATGATAAGGTGCGCACCGTGATCGCCGACACCTCATCGCTGGGGTTCAACGATATTACCGACGGCAGCCGCGTGACCTTCGCCGTGGGCCTTGCCACGATTGAAGCGGCGCGCGCAGCGATCAAAGAGATGTGCCGCCGGGTCGCGAAGATCTGGGGTATCGACGAGGACGCGGTGATCTGGGAAGACGGCTGCGCCAAACCTGCCGGGCCGAACGCGGGCACGCATCCGCCGATGACTTTGGCAGAAATCGCTGCGATTGCGGGCAACACCGGCGGGCCGATTGCTGGGCACCATGAGGTGAATGCCGACGGCGCGGGCGTCAGCTTCGGCGTGCATCTGTGCGATACCGAAGTGGACCGTGAAACAGGCGCTGTCAAAATCCTGCGCTACACAGTGTTCCAGGACGCAGGCAAAGCGGTGCACCCTGATTATGTCGAAGGACAGATGCAAGGCGGGGCCGTGCAAGGCATCGGCTGGGCGCTGAACGAAGAGTATATTTACGGCGAAGACGGGCGTCTGCAGAATGCAGGGTTCCTTGATTATCGGGTACCCGTGGCGTCAGACCTGCCGGACATTGAAACAGTGATCTTGGAAATTCCCAACCCCGGCCACCCCTACGGCGTGCGCGGTGTGGGCGAAACCCCGATTGTGCCACCCTTAGCTGCAGTCTCAAACGCAGTGTCGCGTGCGGCGGGTGTGCGGATGACCGAACTGCCAATGTCGCCACCACGCTTGCTGAAAGCGATGAGTGGCTAGGAAATGGTGCGGGTGAAACTCTGGGGGTCGCTGCGCGCTTTGGCGGATGGCGAGGAATGGGTCGAGGTGGAGGCCAGCAATTTCAAAGAATTGCTGGATGCCTTGGCCGAAAAACACCCCGGATTGGCCCCGCAAATCAAACGGGGTGTGTCACTGGCGTTGGACGGGGTGATCTACCGCGAAGCGTGGTTCACGAAGATCGGGCCAGAGAATGAGGTGATCTTGATGCCTTATATGGTGGGGGGATGAGGGATGTCGCGTGTACAGCAATGTGAGCTGGTCTAGCTGTTTTTGACCTTGAATTTAAAAATCAGTTGCCCCGTTCGTCCTGAAGGCAACACGGTCCGATGGGGCATTTTGAAGTCCGCGGCTCTCAGAATTACGAAAACAAGTCGGACCTCGCGACCAATGCTGCATTGTCAGGAAGCTGCCTCAGTCCGTTTGACGCGGGACGTGTCAAACGAACCAGTCGCGTGTTTCCAGAACTTGCGTGAAGCCTTGAGCTTCCAACAGCAGGCTGCGACAATCGGGGACTTGCACGCAGGATCATGAAACATGGCACCACTAGTCTCATTCGTAATAGCCACTCATGAGCGGCCCTCTTCGCTGGTGAGAGCGATCAATTCAGTTATCGCACAGGGTTCAGAGGCAGAATTAATCGTAATCGCCGATGAAGGATCTCGAGGGACCCGCGCAGCCGCAGCAGGCGCCCTGCGCGAGACCGACATTTTCCTTTCCTACCCCGGCATTCGTGGCCCGTCAGAAAGTCGGAATTTGGGGTGCAAGATGGCCCGGGGAAGCTGGCTATGCTTCTTGGACGATGACGACACGATCACGCCGGATTGCCTTGCGCAGATCAAATCCCACCTACAGCCGGGGAACGTGATCTATGGAAACTACACCTTGGTGAAAGACAATACCGACCTGACGTTTGGTGAGACGAAACGCAGTTGGCTGGGTGAAAAATCTTTGGAGTCGATCGAAGTACGCAATTTCATACCTGTAGGGGCGTACTTTGTACCTGCGGAACTAGCTCGGCGAGTGGCGTTTGACACCCATTTACCCAGTCACGAAGATTGGGACTACTTGCTCAAGCTTTATGCCCTCGCACCATTTCACTATGCCGATGTCTGGGGGTTTCGCTATCATCATGCCCCAGAGCCCAGTCGCAACAACATGAAACGAGAGGAACGTCGCCTTGCCTTTCTGTCGATTTATCGTCGACATCAAGCAAAAACAACGCACACGAAACGCAAGCGATCTCAGTGCCTAGCCAAGATGGGAATGGAGTTGGGGGAACGCTTTTTGTAGCCCCTCTCACACTCATTTTTGCACCCCACATTGCCAGATTCAGCAACGATCACAAACGACACTTTCTAAAAGCACGCCATGGCGGTGGCATCCGGACCAACGTTACTGGAGGCTCAACCGTTCTCGTGGAAATAATCATAAACTGCCTGCGCCAGTTTCGCTGATACACCGTCAACCGCCTTTAAATCCGCCAAATTCGCCCGCGCGACCGCCTTTGCCGATCCGAAATGCGCCAACAACGCACGCTTCCGCGTCGCACCCACGCCGGGCACATCATCAAGTGGCGTTGCTCCAATTGCTTTCGACCGTTTTGCGCGGTGGGTGCCGATCGCGAAGCGGTGTACTTCGTCGCGCATCCGTTGGATGAAATAGAGAACGGGGTCGTTGTGGCGCAGGGCCATGACGGGTTTGCCGGTACGGTGGAATTCCTCTTTGCCCGCGTCGCGGTCTTCTCCTTTCGCCACGCCGACCATCGGAATATCACTGACGCCCAGCGCATCCATGATCTCGCGCACCGCGCTGACTTGGCCCTGCCCGCCATCGATCAGCAGCAGGTCGGGCCACGTGCCGGTGCTGCGCTCGGGATCTTCTTTCAGCAGGCGTTGGAAGCGACGGGTCAGCACCTCTTTCATCATGCCGAAATCATCGCCCGGCGTCAGGCTATCGCCCTTGATGTTGAACTTGCGATATTGGTTCTTGTCGAACCCATCGGGACCCGCAACCACCATTGCGCCGACCGCATGGGCGCCCTGGATGTGGGAGTTGTCGTAAACCTCGATCCGTTGGGGGACTTTCTCCATCCCAAAGGCTTCGGCCACGCCTTTTAGCAGGCGCGCTTGGGTCGCCGTTTCAGACATCTTACGCGCCAGACTTTCGCGGGCGTTGCGCAGCGCGTTTTGCACCAGTTCGGCCTTTTCGCCGCGCTGGGGGACAATGATTTCAACCTTGCGTTCGGCCTTTTCGGCAAGCGCATCCGCCATCAGATCATCGTTATCCAGACCATGTGACAGGATCAGCATCCGCGGCGGTTCGCGATTGGAATAGAACTGGCCAACGAAGGCTTCCATGACCTCGGACGCGTCCTCATCACCACTGACGCGCGGATAGTAATCGTGGTTACCCCAATTCTGGTTGGCGCGAATGAAGAACACTTGCACACAGGCCTGCCCGCCATCGCGGTGCAGCGCGATCACATCAGCCTCGGCTGTGTTCTGCGGATTGATCCCTTGGGCAGATTGCACTTGGGTCAGCGCCTTGATGCGGTCGCGCAGGGCGGCAGCCCGTTCGAACTCCATCGCTTCGCTGGCGTCCTGCATCTGTTTGGCCAACGTTTCCTGAATACCCTTGGTGCGACCTTGCAAGAACTTCTCGGCGTCGCGCACGGAGCCCGCGTAATCCTCTTCGGACACCAGACCGCAACACGGGCCAGAGCAGCGTTTGATCTGATATTGCAGGCAAGGGCGCGTGCGCGTTTCAAAATCACTGTCCGAACAGTTGCGTAAAAGAAAGACCCGTTGCAGTTGATTGAGCGTACGGTTGACGGCACCCGCCCCGGCAAAGGGGCCATAGTAATTGCCCTTCTGCTTCTTGGCGCCCCGATGCTTTTTGATCATTGGGAACGAGTGATCTTTGGTGACCAGAATATTTGGGAACGATTTGTCATCGCGCAGCAGAACATTGTAGCGCGGTTTCAACTGCTTGATCAGGTTCTGCTCAAGCAGCAACGCCTCGGTTTCCGTCCGCGTGGTGAGAAACATCATCGTCGCAGTTTCGCGGATCATCCGCGTTATGCGTGGCGAGTGCTGGCCGGGGCGGGAATAATTTGACACCCGTGCCTTTAGGTTGCGGGCCTTGCCGACATAGAGCACACGACTATCGGCATCGAGCATCCGGTACACACCGGGAGAGCTGTCCAGCGTGCGTAGATATCGCTGGATCACGTCATACCCAGTCTGGATTGGCTTGGTGGGTTGCTCTGTCATCTGATCGATCTGTGATTCTTTGTTGTCTGCAATGGTAACGCACCAAGAACAAGAGAAAAGGCATCCACCGTTTCTGTGGATAACTCAGTGGGTTATTCTTGGGCAGGTGGAATTTCTCGTTGTATTTGGCAGGTTTCGTCTGTTTGCGTAAAAAATAGGCAGCTTTGCAACCGCTTGAAAATACTAACTATTTTAATTACGATTTGATTAACGCCTTGAAAACTAGGCCATTTGTGACGTTTTCGTGAATGCGACACCCCAACGGTGCACAACTCGACGCGGGGTCTACTCTAAACCCAGAACGTCAGGCGTTTCCCATGCAAGATGCTGTCCGCCATCAACCGCCAACATTTGCCCCGTGATAGCAGGCGCATCAAGGAAATACCCCAAGGCGGCGGTGATATCAGCGGGGTTTGCGCCCCGTTTCAGAACCGTCGCCGCGCGCTGTTTGTCAAAGTGATCTTTGCTTTGCCGGTGCCCCTGCAACGTTGGCCCTGGACCGATGCCGTTGACCCGCACACGGGGGGCAAGCGCCTGCGCTGTCGTGCGTGTCATCGCCCATAGGCCCATCTTGGCGATGGTATAGCTCATGAATTCAGGCGTCAGTTTGTGAATGCGTTGATCAAGCATATTAACGACAAGGCCCTGCGCCACAGGTTCACCCTGCGCGTCCATTTCTGGCGCGGGCACTTGCGCTGCAAAATGCTGGGTTAGCACGAAGGGTGCGCGCAGGTTCGATTCCATATGCCGATCCCAGCTTTCACGGGTGCCGGTTGCGATATTGTCATACTCAAAAATCGACGCGTTGTTCACAAGGCAAGTCAGTGGCCCGCCCAGCGCTTCCACGGCGCGCGCAACCAATCCTTGTGTTGCGTCCTCATCCAACAGATCGGCCTGCAACGCGACGCCCTTACGCCCCATTGCCGCAAGCCGGGCCACGGTATATTGCGCGCCTGCTTCTGATCCGGCGTAGTGCACAGCTACATCATAGCCGCGCCCCCCCAGATAAAGCGCCATCGCCTGCCCAAGCCGTGCGCCTGCGCCTGTTACCAACGCCCTCATTTCAGTTGCTTCTCGCATTGGCATGGCCCTTTACCGATCCGGTAGCGCAGGCATTTGGGGCACTTGGCCTGAGCCAACCGCGCCTGCCCCGGAAATCGCCATTTCCCGAACATGGCAAGGACCAGTATAAAGGCCAGAAAGACAAAGATGGCTTTGATGATCAAAGGCCAAACCTCGCGAAGGCAGCGCGTTCTTCGATGCCTGCCACCGCATCATCAACGATCTGGGCACCAAAGCGGGCGAAGAGCGGCTTTTTCTGATCATACCGCTTGAAGCGCACTTTGTCGCCAAAACGCTCTTTCATCACGGGGACCAGATGCCCGATCCCGTCAACCAGCCCCTCATCGACACCTTTCTGGCCAATATAGACCTCGCCAGTAAAGAGGTCAGGGTTATCCGAAAGTTTCGTCCCGCGCCGCAATTTCACATAATCAATGAAGGTCGCA
This window harbors:
- a CDS encoding FAD binding domain-containing protein is translated as MRYVKPESFEAAATLLRDEDGISRILAGGTDVLVQLKAEMVEPDLMIDLKHLPGMRDIVAEEGGFRVGAAVSGAEMGEHAALKALWPGVVEGVELIGSSQVQSRATMAGNLCTGSPAGDSVPAMVTAEAVARVHGPDGVRDVPVIDIPTGPGKNSLSKGEFITSIYLPARPAHAADAYLRFIPRTEMDIAVSSAAVSLVLDEGGIVTAARVALGAVAPTVRLVENAAAALVGSKLDDAAIAGLISAVEAACSPITDKRGTIEFRTKTAGVLAKRAAHIAYGRAGGQL
- a CDS encoding (2Fe-2S)-binding protein; protein product: MKTIPVETTINGDSTEFLCNADESLLDVLRDRLGMTGSKEGCGTGDCGACSVMLNGRVVCSCLVLGVEAEGAEIETIEGMAKGEELHPLQRVFLEEAALQCGVCTPGILVAAKALLEKNPDPTDTEVRYWLAGNLCRCTGYDKIIKAVQTAAAEMRSA
- a CDS encoding xanthine dehydrogenase family protein molybdopterin-binding subunit, whose amino-acid sequence is MAFDAQAERNFKVVGTRVTRPDGIDKVTGKAAYGADISAPGMLHGRILRSPHAHARIVSIDASEAEKLSGVKAVVTGADLAQPEDEAFADVAINCLARDKVLYDGHAVAAVAATSKAIAKQAIRLIKVEYDVLPHVTDVDEAMKPDAPVVQEGRALETVPAGMSQNVTTHCQFGHGDLEAGFAKADKIIERSFKTAATHQGYIEPQACMASLGSDGRGEVWCCTQGQYMVRANCAAVLGVEESQLRITASEIGGGFGGKTSTFIEPVALALSRKSGKPVKIVMTRDEVLKATGPTISSSMDIKIGMTKDGRITAARGELRYSGGAYPNETVDMGAQAAFAAYDLEAVETIGWNAMTNRPKEIPYRAPGAPTAIYAVESVVDELCQDLGLDPLDVRLMNAARKGTLSSYGPTFNDIGLVATLEAAKAHPHYTAPLGENQGRGLSCGFWFNFGGNTCVSLNINDDGTVGVVEGNPDIGGSRASISMMAAEELGLPYDKVRTVIADTSSLGFNDITDGSRVTFAVGLATIEAARAAIKEMCRRVAKIWGIDEDAVIWEDGCAKPAGPNAGTHPPMTLAEIAAIAGNTGGPIAGHHEVNADGAGVSFGVHLCDTEVDRETGAVKILRYTVFQDAGKAVHPDYVEGQMQGGAVQGIGWALNEEYIYGEDGRLQNAGFLDYRVPVASDLPDIETVILEIPNPGHPYGVRGVGETPIVPPLAAVSNAVSRAAGVRMTELPMSPPRLLKAMSG
- a CDS encoding MoaD/ThiS family protein; its protein translation is MVRVKLWGSLRALADGEEWVEVEASNFKELLDALAEKHPGLAPQIKRGVSLALDGVIYREAWFTKIGPENEVILMPYMVGG
- a CDS encoding glycosyltransferase family 2 protein, with the protein product MAPLVSFVIATHERPSSLVRAINSVIAQGSEAELIVIADEGSRGTRAAAAGALRETDIFLSYPGIRGPSESRNLGCKMARGSWLCFLDDDDTITPDCLAQIKSHLQPGNVIYGNYTLVKDNTDLTFGETKRSWLGEKSLESIEVRNFIPVGAYFVPAELARRVAFDTHLPSHEDWDYLLKLYALAPFHYADVWGFRYHHAPEPSRNNMKREERRLAFLSIYRRHQAKTTHTKRKRSQCLAKMGMELGERFL
- the uvrC gene encoding excinuclease ABC subunit UvrC — its product is MTEQPTKPIQTGYDVIQRYLRTLDSSPGVYRMLDADSRVLYVGKARNLKARVSNYSRPGQHSPRITRMIRETATMMFLTTRTETEALLLEQNLIKQLKPRYNVLLRDDKSFPNILVTKDHSFPMIKKHRGAKKQKGNYYGPFAGAGAVNRTLNQLQRVFLLRNCSDSDFETRTRPCLQYQIKRCSGPCCGLVSEEDYAGSVRDAEKFLQGRTKGIQETLAKQMQDASEAMEFERAAALRDRIKALTQVQSAQGINPQNTAEADVIALHRDGGQACVQVFFIRANQNWGNHDYYPRVSGDEDASEVMEAFVGQFYSNREPPRMLILSHGLDNDDLMADALAEKAERKVEIIVPQRGEKAELVQNALRNARESLARKMSETATQARLLKGVAEAFGMEKVPQRIEVYDNSHIQGAHAVGAMVVAGPDGFDKNQYRKFNIKGDSLTPGDDFGMMKEVLTRRFQRLLKEDPERSTGTWPDLLLIDGGQGQVSAVREIMDALGVSDIPMVGVAKGEDRDAGKEEFHRTGKPVMALRHNDPVLYFIQRMRDEVHRFAIGTHRAKRSKAIGATPLDDVPGVGATRKRALLAHFGSAKAVARANLADLKAVDGVSAKLAQAVYDYFHENG
- a CDS encoding SDR family oxidoreductase is translated as MRALVTGAGARLGQAMALYLGGRGYDVAVHYAGSEAGAQYTVARLAAMGRKGVALQADLLDEDATQGLVARAVEALGGPLTCLVNNASIFEYDNIATGTRESWDRHMESNLRAPFVLTQHFAAQVPAPEMDAQGEPVAQGLVVNMLDQRIHKLTPEFMSYTIAKMGLWAMTRTTAQALAPRVRVNGIGPGPTLQGHRQSKDHFDKQRAATVLKRGANPADITAALGYFLDAPAITGQMLAVDGGQHLAWETPDVLGLE